The following DNA comes from Ignavibacteria bacterium.
GTAGCTACAACAAGCGAACAGCTTTATAAATCAGACCTGCTTGATACCCGGTTAAGCGGGAATGCTTTGTATAACCTTGCAATATTAAAAAAAGATTATTTTTCTGAAAATCAGCAGATCGGTGATTTTACGTTCATTGTGGGATACAAACCGATTTACGATAATTTTAATAATTTAACCGGGATAATTTCAACACAAACTGTATTTAAGCAGAGTGAAATTAACCAGGAGCTCACAGAAAGTCTGGTATATATACTCGGACCCTATTTTGCTGCAGTAATACTGCTTATATTTATTGTAAACTTCCTCTCATACAGGATATCAAACCCGATCTTAAAGCTTCAAAAGGCTACTGAACAGCTTTCGCTCGGTAACATTGATGTTCAGGTTAAATCCAACAGCAAAGATGAAATAGGGGAGCTTGTTAAATCATTTAACCGAATGATTCGGGAGCTTAAACGATCCCGGGCAGAGCTGCAAAAAGCTGAGCGCGAAGGCGCATGGCGAGATATTGCACGGCAGGTTGCGCATGAAATTAAAAATCCGCTTACGCCAATGAAGCTGGCGATGCAGCATTTGTATTATGCGTATACTCACGGTTCTAATGATTTTAAATCTATCATTCAAACAACAAATAAGCTGATAATAGACCAGGTCGAAACCCTTAACAGGATAGCTACGGAATTTTCAAATTTCGCAAAGCTTCCCAGCAGGAATTATGAATTGCTGAATATGAATGAGATCCTGGATGATGTAGTAAGGCTTATGGATACAAAAGGAAATATCACGCTTAAGCTGGATCCGGCTTTGAATAATGAGCTTGTTATGGGTGATAAGGATGAAGTTAAACGCGCATTGATAAATATTATTAAGAATGCTGTCCAGGCAGTTGATGAAATTGAAGATAACAGTTTAAAAGGTCATGTGAATATCGAAGGTATCAGGATGAACGGGTATTATTCAGTAAAAATTAAAGATAACGGTATCGGAATGGATGATGATACCCAGCAAAAGCTGTTTGAGCCGTATTTTTCAACCAAATCAAGCGGTATGGGCTTAGGGCTCGTTATCACAAAAAAAATTCTTGATGATATGAAAGCAAAGATCATTGTTCAAAGCAGTCCTTCCAAAGGAACAGAAGTAGAGATCAATTTCAAAATTTCTGATAAAATATCTGAAGGAAAACTTTAATTTTTATATTTCGAGTTATATTAACTAAAAAAGGCATCTCAAATGAGATGCCTTTTATTCAAAAATTTTAAATATTCAGTTACCTTTTGAAGTACCAGTAATTATCATCCTCGTAAAAAAACTCCATACCATAGTGTTTCCTTATCAGTACTTTGAATACAATAAACTTTCCGGGAGCCTTTGTGATCTTCGGGTGTCTGCCGAAATCACTGCAGGTACTCAGCTCAAATAAAGTTGTTCTTGCAATTTTACTTGGTTTATATTCGCCTACGTATATGGTCTTTCTTTCCAGCATTCAGTATAAATTAATTGCATAAATATATACATACTATTTTTTAATGACAAGGAAAATTTGAGTAATATAACGTTTGTACGTGATATCTACTTGAAGAAAAAGTTATTAAGAAGTTAACCCTTTTAAATTATATTTTTAAACATTCCCGGCTTCAGTGAAAAAATATAAATTATAATAATGAACAAATTCATAAATTGAAATTACCATAATAAATGCGTAATTTTAAGTAATTATGCAAAAATTTTCAGGTTTTGTCCCTATTATCGGTGCTCCCAATGCAGGTAAATCCACTTTACTCAATGCAATATTGGGACAAAAAATATCTATTGTTACTGCAAAACCGCAAACTACCCGAAACAGGATAACCGGAATTTATACAAATGAGAATGTTCAGATAGTTTTTGTTGATACTCCGGGTGTGCTTGACCCTAAATATAAGCTTCAGCAGTTCATGAGCAGGGAAATTGAATCAAGTGTTGTTGAATCTGATATTATAATACTTGTTATAGATATCAATAAATATGACCGTGAAAGCTTTAGTACGCTTTATAACACATACAACCGGCTTTATGGTGATCATAAAATTTTCTGTGTTATCAATAAAATAGATCTTGTAAGAAAAGAGCAGGTACTGCCGGTAATTAAGGATATTTCTGAAAATTTCAGAATAGATGAAATTATTCCTGTATCAGCTGTTAAAGGATTCAATATTGAAGAGCTGCTTAAAACCATAATTAAATACCTGCCTGAAGGTGATTTTTATTTTGAAAGCGATGTCCTTACTTCGCAGCCTGAAAAATTCTTTGTGGCTGAAATAATCAGGCAGAATATTTTAAGGCAGTTCAAAGATGAGATCCCGTTTTCAGTTCATATTGATATTGAAGAATTTAAGGAACGTGAAACCGGCAAGGATTTTATAAGGGCTTCTGTTATTGTTGAGCGTGAAACCCAAAAAGCGATTATAATAGGCGATTCAGGTAATAAAATCAAAAAGCTTGGTGAGTTATCAAGGAAAGCCATTGAAGAATTCCTGGATAGGCCGGTTTACCTAGAGCTTTTTGCGAAAGTTCGCAAGGACTGGAAGAATGATGAAGATTTTTTGAAAAAGAATTTTAATAAATTCGGTACTTCAACTGCATAATAATTAATTATTGGAAACAGCATTTAAAAATTACCGTGAATTAATCGATTCAAGACTGTTCAGCTTTCTTGAAGAAGAAACTGAACGCTCCCGCTACTGCAAGGATAACCAGAAGTATCCGTACACGCTTTTTGACCCGCTGAATTACATTATGGCAGGCGGCGGAAAGCGTATCAGACCGATCCTTGTTCTGCTTTCCTGCGAGGCTTTTGGCGGTGATATAAATAATGCCATCGATGCCGCAATTGCTGTTGAGATCCTGCATAACTTTACCCTTGTACATGATGATATAATGGATAATGCAAATACACGCCGGGGCAAGGAAACAATTCACAAGAAATGGGATGTAAATGCTGCAATACTTGTGGGCGATGAGCTGATAGGGCTTTCATACCGCTCTTTACTGCGTGCCAGGACTGAAAATATTACGGGAGTCTTGAGGGCATTCACAGACGGAGTAATTGAAGTATGTGAAGGCCAGGCACTGGATAAAGAATTTGAAGTAAGCGCAGATGTATCCATTGATGATTATAAGATAATGATACGCAAAAAAACAGCTGAGCTCTTGCGGACATCATCAGTAATGGGCGCAATAATCGGGAATGCTGATGAGAACGGAATACGCTCAATCAGTGATTACTCCGAAAATATCGGGCTGGCTTTTCAGATTCAGGATGACCTGCTTGATGTTATTGCTGATGAAGGTGAGTTCGGTAAAAAGATAGGCGGAGATATACTTGAAAGAAAAAAGACATTTCTTTACCTGAAAGCCCTTGAAATACTTGATGGCAGGAAAAGGGATGATTTTATGTATTTGTATAACTCGCCCTCATCTGGCGATGAAAAAATTAAGAAGATCGTAGAGCTTTATAATGAAGTTTGTGTAATTTCATCCGCTAAGGAAGAAATAGCAGCATATACAGAAAAGGCAAACAGGAATCTTGAATGTATTTCAAATAATTCAGCAAGAAAAATGCTTGAGAATTTTTCAGATATGCTGTTAAACCGGAGCTATTAATGGTAGAAAGGCATGTAACCATTGTAAATAAAGCCGGAATGCATACCAGACCTGCATCAAACATTGTAAAGATAGCTTCAAAATACCGCTCTGATTTTTATATTATTAAGAACGGCTACAGTATCAACGGAAAAAGTATAATTGGTGTAATGACACTTGCAGCTGAACAGGGTTCTAAGCTAACACTGAGGCTGGAAGGTGAAGATGAAATTAAAGCTGCTGATGAATTGCAGAAATTTTTTGAGGATGGTTTCGGGGAACTATAACAGTATTGGTTAATAAAACTGAACAGATATATAAAGGTATTGCCGCATCGAAAGGGATTTCGATAGGGAAACCTTTTGTGTACAGGGCAGAAGTTCCAAGTTATAAGGTTGATTACTCGCCTGCAGTTTTAGTTTCTCCCGATACAGAGATATCGGATTATGAAAGCGCAGTATCACAATCAATTAAAGAGCTGAATAAAATTTTCACTCTTGCAAAAGAAAAGCTTGATGATAAGAACCTGCAGATCTTCGAAGCCCAGCTCAGCTTTTTATACGATGATTTCTTTCATACCAAGGTAAAAGAGCGCATCCGCTCAGAAAAAAAACAGGCTTATTCAGTTTATAAAGAAGAGATCCAGATACTCGAAAATGCCATAGTATCTTCATCAGATGAGTATATCAGGGACAGGGTAAATGATATCGAAGATATGAAGAACAGGGTGCTTCGTAACCTTCTAAAAGGCAGGTTGATATCGAAGATCACTGAAAATTCTATTGTAATAGCCCGAAATTTAACTCCAGCCGATACTATCCTTTTCAGTAACAGGAACCTGCTTGGCATCGCCACAGATCTTGGCGGCATAAACTCTCACGTTGCTCTCATTTCACGATCTTTAAAGATACCAGCTGTTGTAGGAATGCAGGATATTTCTGTGAATATTTCTTCAGATGATAATCTAATAATTGACGGCTATAAGGGGCTGGTAATTAAAAACCCAACTGAAGAAACAATTAATTCTTACAGGCACCAGATAGAAAACAACAAGGTACTTGAACGTAAGCTCGAAGAGCTGGAAAAGCTTCCAAGTGAGACCAAGGACGGAAAGAGCGTCAGGCTTTCAACAAATCTTGAGTTCAATAATGAAGTGGATTATGTTGTAACTCATTTTGGCTGTGATGTTGGCTTATACAGAACAGAGCATTTATTTATGGAGCTTGGTGATTTTCCTTCGGAAGAAGAGCAGTATAAGCAGTATAAATTCCTTGCTGAACATATTTATCCAAAAACTGTTACTATCAGAACTTTTGATATTGGCGGAGATAAAATACTTCCTGATTCACAAAAGGAAGTAAACCCCTTCCTTGGCTGGCGCGGGATCAGGATTTGCCTGGATAAAAAAGAGACCTTCATGGCGCAGCTTAGGGCAATATTGAGGGCATCTTCTTCAGGGAATATTCACATCATGCTGCCAATGGTATCTGGTATAGAAGAAATTAAAAAAACTTACCAGTTCCTGGATGAAGCAAAATCTCAGCTTCGCGAAAAAAATATCAGGTTCGATGAGAAGATCAAAGTAGGTGTGATGATAGAAATTCCATCTGCTGTATTGCTTGCCGATGAGATGGCTGAAATGGTTGATTTTTTCAGTATCGGTACCAATGACCTTGTGCAGTATGCGCTTGCTGTTGACCGTGACAGCAGCCTGGTTTCTGATATGTATGAAAAATTTCATCCGGCAGTGTTAAGGCTGATTAATATGACTGTGAAAAGCGCTCAAAAGCATAACATACCTGTCAGTGTTTGCGGGGAAATGGCTTCAGACCCGTATGCAAGCTTACTATTGATCGGTATGGGAGTAAATGAGCTTAGCGTTGTTTCAACAGCATATCTTCAGATCAAAAGGCTTATAAGAATGGTTGATTATAAAAATGCCTGCGATGTTGCAGAAAATGTTTTGCAAATGAGCTCAATAAATGAAGTAAAAAATTATATCGAAGAATGTTTTAATAATAATATTGGTGAGAAGTTATAACAAGAATTGAAGTATAAATTATGATAACAAGAACAGAAATTGATCTGCATGACAGCGGGAAAATGTTTGCTGTGATAGAAGGATTCCATTCACAGCTGAAACAGGCTTTTGATATTGGAAACGGTATTGATATAAAGCTTGATGTGACCGGGATTCAGAATATTATCATTACCGGCCTTGGTGGTTCAGCAATCGGCGGCGACCTCTTGAGAAGCTACCTGCAGTATGAGATCAACCTGCCCATCCAGGTGAACAGGAATTATTATTTACCGGCATATGCAGGAAAGAATACTTTGGTGATTTGTTCAAGCTACTCCGGAGATACTGAAGAAACAATTTCTGCATATAATGATGCCAAAAGTAAAGGATGCAGAATAGCTTGCATTTCATCCGGCGGCAAGCTGACTGTAATGGCTGAAAATTACGGTAATTACGTTGTTAAAGTTCCGCGCGGCTACCAGCCAAGGTGTGCTCTTGCTTTTTCTTTTATTACAATGCTTATGCTGTTTATTAAGCTTAATATAATAAAGCCAAGAGATGAACAGATAAACGGTCTGATAGCGCTGATGAAGGAAAGATCTGCTAAATATGCAGATTTCTTATCTCAGAATAATACTGCAATAAACATCGCAGAACATCTGCAGGGCAAAATTCCGGTGATATATTCTTCAAATGACCTGCTTGATGTGGTGAATTTAAGGTGGCGCGGACAGTTCGCCGAAAATTCCAAAACACTGGCTTTTGGCAATTATTTCCCGGAATTAAACCACAATGAAATAGTTGGGTGGCAGGAAAATTCAGAATTTTTGCGTAATTTTGCATTAATATATCTGCTCGATAGGGAAGATAATCCCAGGATCATTAAAAGGCAGAAAATTACTAAGGATATCCTGACCCCGTACAGGGGAATTGATATTGAAGTGGAATCAGAAGGTAACTCAAAGCTTGAAAGGATCTTTGATTTGGTTTACCTTGGTGACTGGATCAGTTTTTATCTTGCAGTAATAAATAAAACTGACCCTTCGCCGATAGAAAAAATTAATATCTTGAAAAATAAATTAATGGAGAGTTAAATCCGTGTGGATTGAATTGCTTATTTCGGTTATTAAGATAGGACTTGTTATAAATGTGCTGCTGGTTTCTGTTGCTTATGCAGTATATGCTGAAAGAAGGGTTTCGGCTTTCATGCAGAACAGGTACGGACCCAACAGGGTTGGATATGAAGGACTTCTGCAGTCATTTGCTGATGTTATTAAGCTGGTTTTTAAAGAGGATATTGTTCCTGCAAAAGCAAACAAGACCATTCATACGCTTGCGCCTATGATCTCGATCTTTGTTGCATTAACTACTATCGCTGTTGTACCGTTCGGTCATCAGATCGAGCTTTTCGGCAGAGTGATTTCACTTCAGATAACAGATGTCAATGTGGGTATTCTGTATATTCTGGCATTAACTTCACTTGGAGTTTACGGTATTACGCTAAGCGGGTGGTCTTCAAATAATAAATATTCATTGTTCGGAGGTATCCGTTCCAGTGCGCAGATGATCAGTTATGAGCTTTCAATGGGACTATCAGTTGTAGGTATCGTTCTTATTACCGGCTCACTTAGCCTGCAGGATATTGTCCTTCATCAATACGGCTGGAAATGGAATATAATACTTCAGCCTCTTGGCTTTATTATATTCCTTGTAGCTTCCTTTGCCGAAACAAACAGGACGCCTTTCGATCTTCCCGAAGCTGAACCTGAGCTCGTTGGCGGTTATCATACAGAATATTCTAGTATGAAATTCGCATTGTTCTTCCTTGCTGAATACGCAAACATGATCGTAGCTTCTACTGTAATTGCAACATTGTATCTCGGTGGATGGCAATTCCCGTACTTACAGACATTCGGCCTGCCGCCATTGGTTACTGCAATTTTGCAGGTTCTTGTGTTCTGCGGTAAGGTAGCATTCCTTGTATTTTTCTTTATCTGGGTGCGCTGGTCATTGCCGCGTTTCAGGTACGATCAGCTTATGAACCTTGGCTGGAAGGTAATGCTTCCGCTTTCTATCCTTAATATTATTGTAACTGCAATAGTAGTTTCTTTGTTAAAGTAAAAAAGGTATTAAATAATTAATTTTTTGCATAAAAAATGAAAAAGACCATAATTTTTACAATTTTTGTTTTAGCTTTCGCCTTTACAGCTCAAACATATTCTCAAGGGTATGATTTTGATCTCAACGATCTTGACGGCAACAGTGTAAAGCTTTCAGAGCTAACAAAAACAGGACCTGTTTTTGTTCAGTTCTGGGCAACATGGTGTGTACCCTGCAAAGAAGAAATGAAGGTATTAAATGAGCTTTGGAATAAATATAAGGATTCCGGTTTTGTATTCGTGGCTATAAGCATTGATGACCAGAAATCATTAAGCAAGGTTAAGCCGTATATTGAGTCCAAGAGCTATAAATTCCCGGTTCTGTATGATACAGATAAAAATGTATTTTCAAGCTTTGGCGGGCAGGACCCGCCGTTTTCAGTCTTTGTTGACAGGAACGGAAGTATATTCAAAACGTACTCAGGCTATATGCAGGGAGATGATGCAAAGCTTGATAAGGAAATTAAAGAAGCTTTAGCAATAGGGAAGAAGTAGAACAATGCGAAAAAATACGGGGGCAGTTTTATTTTTTGTTGCTTTATTTTTAATATCAGCTTCAGTTGCTGCTCAGCCCAAGC
Coding sequences within:
- the era gene encoding GTPase Era; translated protein: MQKFSGFVPIIGAPNAGKSTLLNAILGQKISIVTAKPQTTRNRITGIYTNENVQIVFVDTPGVLDPKYKLQQFMSREIESSVVESDIIILVIDINKYDRESFSTLYNTYNRLYGDHKIFCVINKIDLVRKEQVLPVIKDISENFRIDEIIPVSAVKGFNIEELLKTIIKYLPEGDFYFESDVLTSQPEKFFVAEIIRQNILRQFKDEIPFSVHIDIEEFKERETGKDFIRASVIVERETQKAIIIGDSGNKIKKLGELSRKAIEEFLDRPVYLELFAKVRKDWKNDEDFLKKNFNKFGTSTA
- a CDS encoding polyprenyl synthetase family protein, which encodes METAFKNYRELIDSRLFSFLEEETERSRYCKDNQKYPYTLFDPLNYIMAGGGKRIRPILVLLSCEAFGGDINNAIDAAIAVEILHNFTLVHDDIMDNANTRRGKETIHKKWDVNAAILVGDELIGLSYRSLLRARTENITGVLRAFTDGVIEVCEGQALDKEFEVSADVSIDDYKIMIRKKTAELLRTSSVMGAIIGNADENGIRSISDYSENIGLAFQIQDDLLDVIADEGEFGKKIGGDILERKKTFLYLKALEILDGRKRDDFMYLYNSPSSGDEKIKKIVELYNEVCVISSAKEEIAAYTEKANRNLECISNNSARKMLENFSDMLLNRSY
- a CDS encoding HPr family phosphocarrier protein, with the protein product MVERHVTIVNKAGMHTRPASNIVKIASKYRSDFYIIKNGYSINGKSIIGVMTLAAEQGSKLTLRLEGEDEIKAADELQKFFEDGFGEL
- the ptsP gene encoding phosphoenolpyruvate--protein phosphotransferase is translated as MVNKTEQIYKGIAASKGISIGKPFVYRAEVPSYKVDYSPAVLVSPDTEISDYESAVSQSIKELNKIFTLAKEKLDDKNLQIFEAQLSFLYDDFFHTKVKERIRSEKKQAYSVYKEEIQILENAIVSSSDEYIRDRVNDIEDMKNRVLRNLLKGRLISKITENSIVIARNLTPADTILFSNRNLLGIATDLGGINSHVALISRSLKIPAVVGMQDISVNISSDDNLIIDGYKGLVIKNPTEETINSYRHQIENNKVLERKLEELEKLPSETKDGKSVRLSTNLEFNNEVDYVVTHFGCDVGLYRTEHLFMELGDFPSEEEQYKQYKFLAEHIYPKTVTIRTFDIGGDKILPDSQKEVNPFLGWRGIRICLDKKETFMAQLRAILRASSSGNIHIMLPMVSGIEEIKKTYQFLDEAKSQLREKNIRFDEKIKVGVMIEIPSAVLLADEMAEMVDFFSIGTNDLVQYALAVDRDSSLVSDMYEKFHPAVLRLINMTVKSAQKHNIPVSVCGEMASDPYASLLLIGMGVNELSVVSTAYLQIKRLIRMVDYKNACDVAENVLQMSSINEVKNYIEECFNNNIGEKL
- a CDS encoding bifunctional phosphoglucose/phosphomannose isomerase, with amino-acid sequence MITRTEIDLHDSGKMFAVIEGFHSQLKQAFDIGNGIDIKLDVTGIQNIIITGLGGSAIGGDLLRSYLQYEINLPIQVNRNYYLPAYAGKNTLVICSSYSGDTEETISAYNDAKSKGCRIACISSGGKLTVMAENYGNYVVKVPRGYQPRCALAFSFITMLMLFIKLNIIKPRDEQINGLIALMKERSAKYADFLSQNNTAINIAEHLQGKIPVIYSSNDLLDVVNLRWRGQFAENSKTLAFGNYFPELNHNEIVGWQENSEFLRNFALIYLLDREDNPRIIKRQKITKDILTPYRGIDIEVESEGNSKLERIFDLVYLGDWISFYLAVINKTDPSPIEKINILKNKLMES
- the nuoH gene encoding NADH-quinone oxidoreductase subunit NuoH, which translates into the protein MWIELLISVIKIGLVINVLLVSVAYAVYAERRVSAFMQNRYGPNRVGYEGLLQSFADVIKLVFKEDIVPAKANKTIHTLAPMISIFVALTTIAVVPFGHQIELFGRVISLQITDVNVGILYILALTSLGVYGITLSGWSSNNKYSLFGGIRSSAQMISYELSMGLSVVGIVLITGSLSLQDIVLHQYGWKWNIILQPLGFIIFLVASFAETNRTPFDLPEAEPELVGGYHTEYSSMKFALFFLAEYANMIVASTVIATLYLGGWQFPYLQTFGLPPLVTAILQVLVFCGKVAFLVFFFIWVRWSLPRFRYDQLMNLGWKVMLPLSILNIIVTAIVVSLLK
- a CDS encoding TlpA family protein disulfide reductase, producing MKKTIIFTIFVLAFAFTAQTYSQGYDFDLNDLDGNSVKLSELTKTGPVFVQFWATWCVPCKEEMKVLNELWNKYKDSGFVFVAISIDDQKSLSKVKPYIESKSYKFPVLYDTDKNVFSSFGGQDPPFSVFVDRNGSIFKTYSGYMQGDDAKLDKEIKEALAIGKK